The Leptospira bouyouniensis genome contains a region encoding:
- a CDS encoding 6-bladed beta-propeller, producing the protein MRKFATTIFLLVCTQILPLDFPNFSLGEENAKEEFKRGLTYKNLREYSAAKERFQKAVNLKKDFHLARLELANNYYLLGEWEEALDELEILASKAKNDLLITNKIETLRLAIAGGVTEKDRIYFKTIDGDAIRGFRFRNPVDITFDEDGNFYVAGFDTANVIKFNAAGTPISNWRGGITRKLERPVSLVYHNQKIYIADFSRDEVLVFDLNGSFLFSIGGPGKGPGLFRGPSSICFDPSGNLYVADSGNGRIQKFNAKGQFVLEILGIGNSKLINPSGITIDANKLYVVDKDKLQVLIFDGDGNTLETISKPEWKKPRNIKILENQIFLTDELSGIWSYSLLNGDWSLLPKFRDKKGVYRVLFRPFATNMDGTGSLYFVDFGKHRIDIFSQKNNLLSNLDLKIESIDTSDFPNIHIYTRVKNRAGKELIGIDRLSFRIFENDNMTPLFSLANKNKINQKLHIAMVFENSDQLKKGKLNLEDGLLPLFRSLHDSDNISLYRAGKDSQLILPETVSLRDILAKIRDSQSEEKHNFGKASIAALKKLSMETGPKILVYLVSKESKEDSFYQYQKSRIVSYAKAHSIPIYVLTTNPNPTFEESWSDITGPTNGKYIFLDGEGEERDLYKHFRSHTDYRYILSYKTDTNPELINRYIKIGIGVDHRGVKGRDEGGYFVPEPR; encoded by the coding sequence TTGCGAAAGTTTGCCACCACTATCTTTCTTTTGGTCTGCACCCAAATCTTACCTCTAGACTTTCCCAATTTTTCCCTGGGTGAAGAGAATGCCAAGGAAGAATTCAAACGTGGACTTACCTATAAAAATTTAAGAGAATATTCTGCTGCCAAAGAACGTTTTCAAAAGGCAGTAAATTTAAAGAAAGATTTCCATTTAGCACGTCTCGAACTTGCAAACAACTATTACTTATTAGGTGAATGGGAAGAGGCCTTAGACGAATTAGAAATATTAGCTTCCAAAGCAAAAAATGATCTTCTCATCACAAATAAAATTGAAACTCTCCGTTTAGCAATCGCAGGTGGTGTTACCGAAAAAGATAGGATATATTTTAAAACGATAGATGGAGATGCGATTCGTGGGTTTAGATTTCGAAATCCAGTTGATATTACTTTTGATGAAGATGGGAATTTTTACGTTGCTGGATTTGATACAGCGAATGTCATAAAATTCAATGCAGCGGGTACACCTATTTCCAATTGGAGAGGTGGCATCACTCGTAAACTAGAAAGGCCTGTTTCCCTTGTTTACCATAATCAAAAAATTTACATTGCTGATTTTTCTCGAGACGAAGTATTAGTTTTTGACCTGAATGGAAGTTTTTTATTTTCAATTGGAGGTCCAGGCAAAGGTCCAGGTTTATTTAGAGGGCCCTCTTCTATTTGTTTTGATCCCTCTGGAAATTTGTATGTGGCTGATTCAGGAAATGGTAGAATCCAAAAATTCAATGCAAAGGGACAATTCGTATTAGAAATTTTAGGAATCGGAAACTCGAAATTGATCAATCCATCCGGGATTACAATCGATGCAAACAAACTATATGTTGTAGATAAAGATAAATTACAAGTACTCATTTTTGATGGTGACGGAAATACACTCGAAACCATTTCAAAACCTGAGTGGAAAAAACCTCGAAACATAAAAATTCTAGAAAATCAGATTTTTCTAACGGATGAGTTATCTGGCATTTGGTCGTATTCTTTATTAAATGGTGATTGGAGTTTGCTTCCAAAATTTCGAGATAAAAAAGGTGTTTACCGAGTATTGTTTCGTCCGTTTGCCACCAACATGGATGGAACAGGAAGTTTGTATTTTGTAGATTTTGGTAAACATAGGATTGATATATTTTCTCAAAAAAATAATCTTTTATCAAATTTAGATTTAAAAATTGAATCAATTGATACTTCAGACTTTCCTAATATTCACATTTACACACGTGTAAAAAACAGAGCAGGCAAAGAATTAATCGGCATCGATAGACTCAGTTTTCGAATTTTCGAAAATGATAATATGACGCCATTATTTTCATTAGCAAACAAAAACAAAATCAACCAAAAACTACACATCGCAATGGTGTTTGAAAACAGCGATCAACTCAAAAAAGGGAAATTGAATTTGGAAGATGGACTGTTGCCACTCTTTCGTTCTCTTCATGATAGTGACAATATTTCGCTTTACAGAGCTGGAAAAGATAGCCAGCTAATTTTGCCAGAGACAGTTTCACTTCGTGATATTTTAGCCAAAATCAGGGACAGCCAATCGGAAGAAAAACATAATTTTGGTAAAGCAAGTATTGCTGCACTTAAGAAACTTTCAATGGAAACAGGACCTAAGATATTAGTATATTTAGTCTCAAAAGAATCTAAGGAAGATAGTTTTTACCAATACCAAAAGTCACGTATTGTCTCCTATGCAAAGGCTCATTCCATTCCTATTTATGTATTAACTACGAATCCCAACCCAACTTTCGAAGAATCATGGTCTGATATAACAGGGCCAACCAATGGAAAGTATATTTTTTTAGATGGCGAAGGTGAAGAACGTGATTTATACAAACATTTTAGATCTCATACTGACTATCGTTATATTCTTTCCTATAAAACAGATACAAATCCTGAACTAATTAACCGGTATATCAAAATAGGTATCGGCGTGGATCACAGAGGGGTGAAAGGAAGGGATGAAGGAGGATATTTTGTTCCAGAACCTCGTTAA